TTCCCCCCGCGACTGCGTTGTGTTGAGGAGATGGCTAACCGATTGCTCGCCGACCGCGAGATGCCGcctgtcggcaagcgctgggcctctaacttcgtcaagcgacaCAAAGACCTCAAGACGCATTTTTTCCGTAaatatgactaccagagagccaaATGTGAAGATCCGACCATTATTCGCCACTGGTTTAGGCTCGTAGCAAATGTAATCGCCAAGTATGGCATCCGACCTGATGAAATCTAtaactttgacgagactggctttatgatgggcgtcATTGCGAGCGGAATGGTCGTCACAGGTGCTGAAAGGCGtggaagaccaaaatcagtgcagcctggaaaccgggaatggattacagtCATTCAGGCGATCAATGCCGAGGGCCAAGCGATCCCGCCGTTCATCATAGGTgcgggccaatatcacctcgccaactggtaccgagaaagcaacctcccgggcgattgggctattgcGACGAGCCCTaatggctggacagataaCGGGATAGgccttgagtggctaaagcacttcGACCGGTGTACAACCAAGGGATCAAAAAATcgctatcgtcttctgatcctcgacggacacgaaagtcaccactcggtcgactttgagagatattgcaaggCAAATAAAATCATCACGCTTTGTATGCcgcctcattcgtctcatctgctgcagcctcttgatgtcgGGTGCTTTGGCCTGCTTAAGAAGGCTTACGGGCGAGAAATCGAGCAtttgatcagatgctctGTAACCCACATTTCCAAAACCGAGTTCTTCCCAGCTTTTTACACCGCCTACCAGGCCACAATGACAGAGAAAAATATTAAAGCAGCCTTTAGAGGAGCCGGACTTGCTCCTCTCGACCCAGAAAGTGTAATCTCGAAGCTTAATGTGCAGCTGCGGACTCCGACGCCTGCGGAGGAGGTAGTTAGCCCCTCAACCCCTTGGGtctcaaagaccccaaagactaTCCTTGAGGCCGACTCTCAGCTTGAATATCTTGAAAGGAGAATCAAAAGGCATAAAagtagctctccagagtcgaTTCTGGAAGCATTGAGGTCTTCTTCTAAGGGAACAAAGATAGTTATGCATAAGGTTGCCTTATTAGAGGCCAGggtccaagatcttgaacaggcaaatgagatactaagccggcggcggagggcaaaaagaacccggctacagaaaggaggagTGATGACAGtagaggaaggaaggcaagTAATTGATCAAACGGATGCTGATACGCAGGCGGTGGCTGGAccatcgagaagtggtggtcaaggaGGGCCTGCGCGAATGAAGGAAAGGCGCTGTGGAGCGTGCGGCAAGACAggacataatgcaaggacctgtcagaTAGTTGTCGCTATGTCTCTGGAAGAATATAGTGATTAattttacttaattaatagTCTGTTGTGTTTTTATGGCTATTTCTATTTGAGATGTTGGGATGTTGTGTTgcactcgcttgtctgttGCACccgcttatcatgtacgttacTCGATATCTTTCTAATAATTCCGTCACAGGCGGTAAGTGTGATAGTACAATGACGTTCTTATTCGTTCCTCAGATCATGGCATTACCCTTAATAAAGCAGTGTGTTCCCGTCGATAATTTAGAATAAGATCACGATCTTTGCTTTTGAAGCTATAATTTGTATCATAATTATATACTACTCTTTAAAAATGGCTGAGAACTTGATGGCGAAGGCGGCGGAGTCAGTTTTGGGTCATAGCGACCAGGACCGTGCCACACACGTTGATATCTCGAATCCAGACCGCGAAGGTCACAAGTACGCGGATGAGAGTggggagaagatgaaggcatTAGTCTGGATCGGCAAGAATGATGTCCGCGTTGGTCTGTTCCCTATTCCCGGCGAGTATGAGCATAGACTTGCTGACGTGCCAATCAGTTGAGACTAGCAAACCTCGAATTATTGAGGACCACGACGCGATTGTGAGAGTTACTGGTACATCGATCTGTGGCAGTGACGTTCATATCATGCATGCAGCGATTCTTCAGGCCGAGAAGGGCGATATTTTAGGTCATGAGTTCTGCGGCGTTATCGAGGCTGTGGGCTCAGCTGTGACCAAATTCTCGCCAGGAGACCGCGTCGTCAATAGTTTCGTTGTCTCATGTGGCAAATGCGAATTTTGCAAACAGAACCTAACCACGGCTTGCGAAAAGACAAATGCATCGACAGTTCATGAGAAGCTGTATGGCTCACGGATGGGCGGCATTTTTGGGTACTCTCATTTTACTGGCGGCTATGCTGGCGGCCAAGCCGAGTTCGTGAGAGTTCCCCTTGCCGATAACAACTTGCTAAGGCTGCCTCACTCTGTGCCGGACGAGAAAGGTCTGTTCGCCTACTGAAACTGCATGCGCTTTCCTAACGTTCAATAGGACTGTACCTGTCTGATGTTCTGCCTACCTCATATCATAGTGTCTACTACACAGGAGTCAAAGCTAATGACTGCGTTGCCATCTGGGGCCTTGGCCCTATCGGCCTCATGGCCTGCGTCTGGGCGTTCCAGATGGGGGCTAAGCGCGTCATAGCCATCGACAACAACTGGCGCACCGAGTATGCAAAGCCCAAGATTGAAAACCTGGAGACAATCAATTACACTACCCTTGCAAGCGGCGAAACTGTGCCGGATAAAGTCCACGAGATGGTCCCTGGCGGGGTTGATGTTAGCATTGATGCAACTGGCGGCGAGTATGCCAAAGGGTGGGCGCATAAGCTAGAGATATGGGCAGGTCTGGAGCAGGACACGAGTGAGATGATAAACGAGTGCATTCGCTCCACGAGGAAATTCGGCGCAGTTGGCATAATTGGTGATTACGTCGGAGGTGAGTGTTCCAACGAGTATCAGCTGCAGTCATCATGATGATAGTGCAGTCACCAACCACTTCAACGTGGGTTCTCTCATGGAGCGCGGCATCCGCCTGATCGGATGCGGCCAAGCTCCAGTTCAAAAATGTACATCCACTCCGTTGCCTGTTTTGGGCGATTTCCAACATATTGTACAGTGCAAGCACTAACCGACGCTGTAGACTGGGAAGACCTCCTTTATAAGGTCGAAAATCTAACAATTGATCCTACTATAATGCTTACTCATCGTTTCAAGATAGATGATATTGCTAAAGGGTACTACGTGcaggagaagagggaaaaggGTCTCGTCAAGTGCTTTGTAGAGACGCGTTTTTCGGCTCGGCCTGCCCCAGATACGCCAGAACTCACCACCCTATGATGTATTTTTAATAGACTCCAGAGAAAAGCGTCAGCAGAATGGAAATTTTAAAACGGTGCAAACTAAGATTCAGTCGTCAGTCTATAATATGCACTCAGATAAGTCGAGCGCACTGCCAGGGTATGGAATTTCAAGAAACTATCTCCCCTACTGACCCTGGAACGAAGGACAGAAAGCGAAGAAGGGCGGTGACCGTTTATAATTGAGAATTTATACCATACcatataaactttaatatGATCAAACACCGGATATACTTGTAACACACGCAATAAATGTGCTGGCGATGACGCTCGCTGCCAATCTTCAAACAGTCCGTGCAGCGAGGAGTCGGCGACCACGATCGTGCTTTGTAACATGTCAAGTGCCGCATGGCCAGCCCCATATGACGATAAGCAGAACTTATGAAAAATGAACAGGTCGATGACGAGAAAACGAACACACAAATGGGCATAGCATGACACATCATTATCGCATTGTGATGCCATCCCATACCCCGCTACGCACCAGGTTAAAGAACAAGGCATAAATACCTGAACTTAATTGTAAACTCTGCTCACTCTACTCATCATTCATCTTTTCTGATGTTTGCATTTCGCTCACTTCGCCGTCTACCGTCCACTAGAATCCGAGAGATTCAACAGGCGCGGCTATTCAGCAAAACTTGCTTTACCATGTCGCAACAGAAGGAGACGGCGTCATATTCCGATCTGAAAGTTTCAGATGAAGCGCACCAGCAGCATGGCTTTGATCACCCATTTATGCAAAAGGGCCCCCGGTAACTAGTGGTATTCGAATCTGGTGAAGGTGCCATGCTCAAAGATGTCGAAGGCAAGGAGTACCTTGATGCTATGGCAGGCATCGCAGTGGCCCATCTAGGCCATGGTCGTAAGGACCTTGCCCAAGTGGCATACGAACAAGTTCAGTGGCCCAGTCTAACCAAAGCCATCTCTTCAATTCTGTAATTTTTGGCTAATAGCCGTGGCGTAGATGTCCAAGCTGGAGGTAAGCTCGAACCAGCGCAATCTTACGAGTACAAACGCCATCAAAGTATGTGAGCGCCTCTCCGGTCTTGCCGCACAGGCATTCCAGGAAAAGATGACTGGCTCCCGGGTCTACTTGACTGCCGGCGGTGGCGAGGGAATCGAAGCAGCCTATCATCTGGCGCTGCGCTACTGGAATAAGTCTGGTCCTCTGGGCTCGAGCCTAGGCGGGGGATATAGGAAACAGAAGCTCATCTCGTTCCGCAATTGCTATCGCGGTAGCACATTCATACCAGCTTCCATGAAGCCAGAGTTTTCGGACTATGGATggaagagatggatggaGGGCGAGTCCGAGAATGTGTGCAAAAGTTCGCCACATGAGTTGTTTATGGACAAGAAAAAGATGAAGCCGGGCGAGAATGTCGGCCAAGGGGCTGGTAAGTTCTGTGAACCCCTGCGGACCTCGGCGTTCTGCTGACGCTTAGGTTCAAAAAGCGAGACAGCTGGAAGAGGCCATCATCGGCGAAGGACCCGAAACTGTTGCTGCATTCGTGTTTGAACCGGCCCAAGGTGATGGCGGTGCCGTAGATATGCACCGAGAGTTCTTCCCTCTTGCACAAGAGATATTTAAGAGGCACGGCGTATCGATGATCGCTGATGAGGTGAAGGGATGCATCCCCGTTTGGTTTGTGCTGTACTGATCAATGGCACGACATGAATTCTAGATCATGGCATTTGCCAAAACCGGCCATTGGTTTGGCATGGAGCTCTATGGCGTCTGTCCAGATATCATGGTTATCAGCAAGGGGCTGACCTCTGGCTACCTACCCATGGGTGCCGTGATATACACCAACGAGTTATGGTAGACGGCATTCAACAGTACCAGCACCAAACTAATGGCTTCTGACGTTTGGCAGCACGACTACACATGGTCTGGACATCCAGTTTGTGCTGCTGTAGCACTTCGTGCACCTGACCTGATTGATTCGGAGAGCTTGATTACCAAATGTGCTGAGCGCGGGCGTGTCTTTCTCGATatcttgaagaacaagtTAGAGGGGCTACATGTGGTTCAACAAGTGCGAGGGACTGGCGTCGCAAGTATGGGAAGTATATCAATCTGTGCCCGGGCTATGCATGTTATACATATGATGCAAAACAAACCTAACACAATGTATGATCATTTAACTACTTTACTATGACGCAAAACTTTCCCAAGGCTACTTGCGTTAAGTCTAGAAACAGGTATTTGATAATTCGGTTGTTTATGACGGCTTGATGTTATCCGTATGTTTGAAGTATGACTTGTAGCTTATTACATTAATTATCGAAAGACTCTGATGCGGTCACTCCTAGAGATTTAATCCAATTACAGCTATGCCATTTGGGCAAGCCGGACCCATAGCATACTAAGCAACGAGCTCGAAATGGAATTGCGACTTATAAGGATATAACAATCATTGAATTCCATGTTCATTAAGTGGTTACGTGTCCTAACGAGGGATAGGTCGAGAATGAAGCCTTCAGTTGAGTACTCCTCCTCCCCTTGAGACTCGTGTAACGTTGTGTAGCCGCTAATGTCATAGTGGAACGCCCACTTGCAACAGCAACCAATGGTGTTCGCGCTTTTAAAGCTAACAATTTCATTGGGTGGTGTTCTCTCATCCGCGGTCCAGAAGTGTGTGACGTAAATTACAAGTTCCTTTGGGCTTGTAATTCGTACCAGTTAAAGCGCGTCGTCTGTTACTATGCCGTGGCGAAATCGTCATCACTCCATCATCGCATATAATGATAGACTGATATGAAGGGCCATCCCTCGCTGATAAattctttttcaacttcgTAACGTACTTCCCATTTATTAGCTTATCAACAATGTTTCCAACCCGCGCCATTACATCCCCACAACTCAGGGCCGTATTTAGAAACCGACCAATTTATTATACACAACATTCACTGAAATCCACTCTTGCCATGGCTTCCATTTCAGACGCTATAACCAAGGACCATCGCGAGCTGAAAGAGTACTACAATGAGGTAGTAAAATCCACAGATCTTGATCATCAAGAACGTTACGGCAATCAGTTTACCTGGGAGCTCGCTCGCCACTCAGTAGGCGAAGAGCTTATTGTCTATCCCGCATTCGAGAAATATCTGGGATCCAAGGGTAAAGAGATGGCAGAGGATGACCGGAAGGAGCACCATAGAGTTAGTCTATTCAGGACCTAAAAGCTATAGGATGAAGTGCTAATTAGACAAAGGTCAAAGAGCTCCTTAAGGAATTTCAGAACATGAAGCCAAAGGAGCCCGAATATATTCCAAAGCTCAAGGAGCTGTGGGCAGTGCTATCGAAACATatcgaagaggaagaacgTTCGGATTTGCCAGCTCTTGAAGATGCATTGCAGAAGCATTCCGGTGATTCGGAATCAATGGCTAAGACATTTGGCTTGACCAAGGCATTTGTGCCATCTCGGAGTCACCCGAGCGCTGGCGAGCATCCGCCTTTTGAAACCGTGATGGGGTTAATCACCGCCCCTATTGATCATATTGCGGACATATTTAGGAAGTTCCCTAACAAGACTATATCGCCTAACCCTTCTACTAAATAGATCGGGCATAATAGGGCTCTATGAGATTACTTCTTTATTGCCAATAGTATTACACACAGATTGGAAGCTATAATGAGCTAATTCAAATATTAAGCCTCTTTTTTAAGATGTAAAGGATTATTATCCAAGATGAGAGGGTCAATGTACAAGTCAATGCATCGATCAATATCAGCTCCAGAAAAGATGGGCGAAACATGACCTCGGTCTACATCATCGATCCTCCCACTTTCACTGAAAGTGGACGTTTTGCAATACTATTGGCTGGTAATCCCTGTGATAACCCCGCATTCCACTTTCACCTGAAAGAGGACTCTGAACAACATACCCCAGCAAAATGTAAGCCAAAGTGGTGATCTCGTCATTTCATTGGTCGACTTTGCTTTTTTTTGCCCATCAGAGAGTTTCAACTTCAAGCTATGCAATGCCCTATACGCGGCGACGCGCGTATGTCGTGTACCCTGGCTATCGACCTGCGGAGGCATATGAGCCCAACGAGTTACAAATCTTCattgccatcatctctttGGAAATACCAATCACGATGTCAGAACGATCACATCATGAAGAGACCATTCGAAAACACTCAGACTGACTATGTTGCGGCCACTGGCACAAGCGAGACGACCCCATGGCTACAGCACACACGCTGGGCTGAGCTGTTCCGGAATAGATCACTCGAAATCATTGCCGCCACGGCGAAGCTACCGGCCTCGCAATGGAGTAGAAGATACCTACTTGGTCAATGGCAAGGACTTTATATCTGGAGCTCTGCCGAAACTGAAGCCCAGTTGCAGGTTATCCTTCGCGGGCTAGACTTGATGTTCGACAGGGCAAGAGCTACGCTTGATCGCACGCCATATATCTCACGCTGTTGGCTAAATACATATGCTAAAGATGCTTTTTGGCCGCATGGATTTCGGGCCATACCAAGCTTTAAGAAGTATCTGGCAATATGGAAAAGATTCATCTGCTTCGTATTTCGCGCTCTGCAATACCCGTCTCGGCAGCGTAAGGAGGTATATAACTTGCGTTTGGGATCCAATGAGATTAAGATGATGCAGCATATATTATATCTGGTCGGTCAACTGCAACTAGGAGAGGATGGCAACGTCAGCGACAGCTCAGACAGCGAGGGTGACGAATCTTATGGCCAAGACTGGCACGACAGCCCTTAGGGAGGTCACTCGCCCCGGGGCCCCATAGGGACACGCCTAGGCGCCTCTCCACTTCTGCACGCGTAGGCGTGCGGATTATGTCAGCCCCCAATTTGGCACAACTCCACAACTGCATTTCGAGTTTTGAGGCTGGCGGGTTTCAGAATCCCGAGATTCAGAACTGCAATGAATTCCTAATTATCAAGCTGAATACAATTCCTGCTGCTCTTTTCCATCATTCTCAGCCGCCTCCAAGATGTCGCGCATGCCTCTTCTGCTAGAAAATGGATTACTTTCCATTGCTGCCGCTACCTGAGCCTCCACCCGATCATCTTCTGCTTTACTCCAATCCAGGTacgccatcatctcttccttACTCCAATCTCTAGATCCGGTGGGTGTCGTACAGAGTTTGCCCATCTGCTTCCAGTCAAGACACCACTGGTAGCTTGCTTTGTCATACCGCAAAGGTAGACCTAACGCCCTCCGATACTGCTGGTTAGTTTTGACGCTACCACGAGGCTGCGCCTTATACCAAGCATCTCGAGCAGCAACATATCTCCGATAGATGGCTTGTGGGTCATCATATCTTAGTGTCGGCGCCActgatgctgttgaagatgatgctaCTGGCGACTTCCCTCCCTGTGTCGATGGTTTTGCTGATGACACTGCCGATGATGCTGCTGTCTCTATACTAACTACAATGCAGCTAGTATCATCCCTGCCAGACCCAGCATGTCCGGATAATCCCGATGATGGGTCTTCCAGTGGTTGTCCTTCCTGCAAAGATGATACAGATGCAGatactgctgctgctggtcgTGCTTCCCCGGATAATGCTGGCGAGAGTGCCACTGGCATTGCTTCTACCTGtgctgacgatgatgacAAATACAAAATCCCCTCGTACCGTTGAGGGCATGCCTTTGACGTCATCTTGTGACCTAATTTGTGGCATCTACTGCATGTAGGTCGTGCTTTTGGCTGCGCTGCTGCCTGAACTGCCTCGAATGCACTTGGTTCTCTCTGAGTGCTCGATTGCGATTTACTTGTGGTAGAATCGGCAGCTATTCGATTAGATCGGTGTCGAGGCTCCAATAGCACCTGATGAACACCATGACGACTCAAATGCCAATGCGGGTGAAAATGCTCCAAGCGAAGGGTTTGGCCTTGCTCTTGTAGAGCCTTGAGAATATGGGCGCAAGGGAGGCCGTGGGATCGAGAGAATGTACCGGTACAACTAGGCAGGTCATCTTTCATAAGCCGCTTCCGCTGTTCTTCAACTTTGCGTAAAGCCTCGTGAGATATCCAGCCACGTATGGCACTATATAGTGATCCAGAGAGCTCAATTGGTATTCGCATTTGCTGCCTGACTTGGTTGGATCGCAGCTCAGATAATTGATTAAGAAGCGCATGTTTCATAGCTCTCCACGCCTCGAAGAGATCTAGCGTAGATTTCTTGTGGTGGCTCTTAAGGAGCCCATGGATACCCTCAACCCGTGAGGTGACCACATTACCAAAGTGAGGGTGCTGGTCGACCCAGGCCTTAACGAGCTTTTTCTTGTACGGATCGAGCCAGTTGGACTTGATGTAGCCAACCTCTTCGAGATATTGAGGCAGATAGCGCTTTTCAAGCTCTTGTACGCGCTGGTCAAATGCCTGTTCATCTGACGACCTCATAATCGAATGCCAGTGGTTGAAAAAGTCATTCCAATCGCTCAGACCTTGCTGATAGGCCTCAGACCCTTGCTTATGGTGTACGAATGTTGGCTGGCAATAGCGGAGGACCGCCTTATTCGCATGCCACAGGCATAGCAGAGAGATCGAAGACGGAAAGCAGCTCTCTACAGCGTTCATACAGGCCTTATCACGGTCAGTCAGAATAACAGATGGAAACCTTGTGTTGCAGAGTTCATACAGGGACCTGAGCCGGTCCAAGGCCCATATGAAGTCCTGCTCAGCCTCGCCATTAAGGAATGCGAAGGCGATACAGAAGGATCGCTGACaggcatcaacaccaatcaTATCAAGCAGCGGCATTCCGTATTTGTTCGTTTTGTATGTGCAGTCCAAGAAAAGTAGATCTGGGTAAGCCTTCAAGTATGCCAATGAATCCGGATGGGCGAACAACACCGCCGTGATTCAGTTATCTGAGTCAAGCTGCATCCGGTTCCAGAACCCTTCCTTGTCTAGCTGGTTAGCAAAAGCATGTATAGTGCTCTGACCCTCACAGAGCTCTCGTTTGCTATCTGCGAGACGGTTGTAGATATCTTGCTGGGTTGCAATGGTATTCGAGTTCTGGCGAATAT
The Fusarium oxysporum f. sp. lycopersici 4287 chromosome 15, whole genome shotgun sequence DNA segment above includes these coding regions:
- a CDS encoding oxidoreductase (At least one base has a quality score < 10) is translated as MAENLMAKAAESVLGHSDQDRATHVDISNPDREGHKYADESGEKMKALVWIGKNDVRVVETSKPRIIEDHDAIVRVTGTSICGSDVHIMHAAILQAEKGDILGHEFCGVIEAVGSAVTKFSPGDRVVNSFVVSCGKCEFCKQNLTTACEKTNASTVHEKLYGSRMGGIFGYSHFTGGYAGGQAEFVRVPLADNNLLRLPHSVPDEKGLYLSDVLPTSYHSVYYTGVKANDCVAIWGLGPIGLMACVWAFQMGAKRVIAIDNNWRTEYAKPKIENLETINYTTLASGETVPDKVHEMVPGGVDVSIDATGGEYAKGWAHKLEIWAGLEQDTSEMINECIRSTRKFGAVGIIGDYVGVTNHFNVGSLMERGIRLIGCGQAPVQKYWEDLLYKVENLTIDPTIMLTHRFKIDDIAKGYYVQEKREKGLVKCFVETRFSARPAPDTPELTTL